One Purpureocillium takamizusanense chromosome 1, complete sequence genomic window carries:
- a CDS encoding uncharacterized protein (COG:D~EggNog:ENOG503NZ4C), translated as MEGLGIAANVIAVVDLSAKVADWCVEYCKSVKNAKNDIVRFRLEVIGLQSAANGVKELLAGPSRERLKASQQLCNSVRHSESELQAVWPFQGREVEKIMQNIARCTQAINLALQVDQTYEDLAKATTVELT; from the exons ATGGAAGGGCTCGGCATTGCGGCGAATGTCATCGCGGTCGTAGACCTGTCCGCGAAAGTCGCTGACTGGTGTGTCGAGTACTGCAAGTCCGTCAAGAATGCCAAGAATGACATTGTCCGATTCCGCCTGGAAGTGATCGGGCTGCAGAGTGCTGCGAATGGCGTCAAGGAGCTACTCGCTGGGCCAAGTAGGGAGAGACTCAAAGCATCGCAGCAGCTATGCAACTCTGTCCGGCACTCCGAGTCCGAACTGCAAGCGGT ATGGCCGTTCCAGGGCAGAGAAGTCGAAAAGATTATGCAAAACATTGCGCGATGCACGCAGGCGATCAATCTTGCCCTGCAAGTCGATCAGACGTACGAAGATCTGGCCAAAGCCACGACGGTGGAGCTGACATAG
- a CDS encoding uncharacterized protein (TransMembrane:1 (o42-64i)), with protein sequence MATLIDIGHSYHPLFQAQNWKDGLFQKFGQGLDILVHQVPPILHISKAAIMVYTFVLLLHGLFLSCRRDPGGLPQSAVDGKKKKNVRRVKLALPLGPFAAWHLTLKTNKGDRVIKTGVSLGPIKIMIVMALENDWESIWDSIRPQAKVYGSVLCIKGSTTVR encoded by the coding sequence ATGGCAACATTGATCGATATCGGACACAGCTACCACCCCTTGTTCCAAGCTCAGAACTGGAAAGATGGCTTGTTTCAAAAGTTTGGTCAGGGGCTCGACATATTGGTCCACCAAGTTCCCCCAATTCTGCACATTTCGAAAGCAGCAATCATGGTGTACACGTTCGTCTTGCTTCTGCATGGCCTCTTCCTCAGCTGTCGTCGGGATCCCGGTGGCCTGCCACAGTCTGCTGTCGAtggaaagaagaagaagaacgtCAGACGTGTCAAGCTGGCCCTGCCTCTGGGACCGTTCGCTGCGTGGCATCTGACCCTAAAGACCAACAAAGGGGATAGGGTGATCAAGACTGGAGTCTCGCTGGGCCCCATCAAGATTATGATAGTCATGGCGCTTGAGAATGACTGGGAGTCTATTTGGGACTCTATCCGACCGCAAGCCAAGGTGTATGGCTCGGTGTTGTGCATCAAAGGATCAACAACTGTCCGTTGA
- a CDS encoding uncharacterized protein (COG:S~EggNog:ENOG503NYG6) — protein MQALIRQQEDDEADDGSVTEPDSDPDEIFEQALQFAAHIYEIVFRRWGDKNTLSFIHTTLVFMLRMSQLPAAISHLEDRYPWKLASMMLNYLLKTIKKEPRIDTEDFPGQEKKSQEPVPLPEDYALRGLLFADDFFPKGWFDNERLDETDRYLEATSKTLDRQERILWIGRRIADSGKWLTWDDKARRFGVDSKYDFELEGLPSDNQSAGNVTTVDPGPAPVEIDIDDERAS, from the coding sequence ATGCAAGCACTAATAAGGCAgcaagaagacgacgaggctgatGACGGGTCGGTAACGGAGCCCGACTCGGATCCCGATGAGATCTTTGAGCAGGCCCTACAGTTCGCGGCGCATATTTACGAGATTGTGTTCCGGAGGTGGGGAGATAAGAATACGCTAAGCTTCATACATACGACACTAGTCTTCATGCTTCGGATGTCCCAACTTCCAGCAGCCATATCGCATCTCGAGGACCGATACCCCTGGAAGCTTGCTTCCATGATGCTCAACTACCTGCTCAAGACAATAAAGAAAGAGCCAAGGATCGACACGGAGGATTTTCCCGGCCAGGAAAAGAAGAGCCAAGAACCAGTTCCCTTGCCGGAGGACTACGCGCTGCGCGGGCTGCTCTTCGCCGATGATTTCTTCCCGAAGGGCTGGTTCGATAACGAGAGGCTAGACGAAACGGACCGCTATTTGGAGGCGACTTCTAAAACTTTGGATCGACAGGAACGCATTCTTTGGATCGGGCGCAGGATCGCCGACTCAGGCAAGTGGTTGACATGGGATGACAAGGCACGCCGGTTCGGCGTGGATTCGAAGTATGATTTTGAGCTAGAGGGGTTGCCTAGCGACAATCAAAGCGCGGGCAACGTCACGACCGTCGACCCCGGACCCGCGCCAGTAGAGATAGACATAGACGACGAAAGGGCCAGCTAA
- a CDS encoding uncharacterized protein (COG:S~EggNog:ENOG503NYUK) encodes MRFVQAYSFAIENTPLQVYSSLLVFSPSRGKISATFGSQIPRWISLQPTVNDNWGLGMQTLEGHVHSVSSVTFSADSTIVASGSYDKTIRLWRVATGESVQTLEGHNDFVRSVAFSTDSTLVASGSNDMTIRLWRVATGECVQTLEGHDDGVTSVTFSVDSTLVASGSYDKTIRLWRVATGECVQTLEGHDGWVSSVAFSADPTLVASGSDDTTIRLWRVATGECVQTLKGHVHSVSSVTFSADSTIVASGSYDKTIRLWRVATGESVQTLEGHNDFVRSVTFSTDSTLVASGSNDMTIRLWRVATGECVQTLEGHDGGVTSVAFSVDSTIVASGSYDDTIRLWRVATGERVQTLEGHDDGVTSVAFSADSTLVASGSYDKTIRLWRVATGECVQTLEGHDSWVSSVAFSADSTIVASGSDDTTIRLWRVATGECVQTLEGHDSLINSVAFSADSTIVASGSNDMTIRLWRVATGECVQTLEGHDDGVSSVAFSADSTLVASGSYDKTIRLWRVATGERVQTLEGHDDGVSSVAFSADSTLVASGSYDKTIRLWRVATGECVRTLNAGFPSFHLSFGYGRARLMTDRGAIATQVETSEGCPTDAVANATDAVYSLFGISEDQTWITWAGKKLFWLPKEYRPSASAVSGSNIMIGCRRGGVMLIGFSHQGLSEKFTDQGE; translated from the coding sequence ATGCGTTTCGTCCAAGCATATAGTTTCGCCATCGAGAACACGCCACTTCAGGTGTATTCGTCCCTCCTTGTCTTTTCGCCCAGCAGGGGCAAAATTAGCGCTACATTCGGAAGCCAGATCCCGCGATGGATATCTCTACAGCCGACGGTCAATGACAATTGGGGCCTGGGCatgcagacgctcgagggccatgtCCACTCCGTCAGCTCGGTGACCTTCTCGGCCGATTCGACGATCGTGGCGTCGGGCTCTTACGACAAGACGATTCGGCTCTGGCGcgtggccacgggcgagagtgtgcagacgctcgagggccataACGACTTTGTCCGCTCGGTCGCCTTCTCGACCGATTCGACGCTCGTGGCATCTGGCTCTAACGACATGACGATCCGGCTCTGGCGcgtggccacgggcgagtGCGTGCAGACGCTTGagggccatgacgacggggtcACCTCGGTGACCTTCTCCGTCGATTCTACGCTCGTGGCGTCGGGGTCTTACGACAAGACGATCCGGCTCTGGCGcgtggccacgggcgagtGCGTGCAaacgctcgagggccatgacGGCTGGGTCAGCTCGGTCGCCTTCTCAGCCGATCCGACGCTCGTGGCGTCAGGCTCTGACGACACGACGATCCGGCTCTGGCGcgtggccacgggcgagtGCGTGCAAACGCTCAAGGGCCATGTCCACTCCGTCAGCTCGGTGACCTTCTCGGCCGATTCGACGATCGTGGCGTCGGGCTCTTACGACAAGACGATTCGGCTCTGGCGcgtggccacgggcgagagtgtgcagacgctcgagggccataACGACTTTGTCCGCTCGGTGACCTTCTCGACCGATTCGACGCTCGTGGCATCAGGCTCTAACGACATGACGATCCGGCTCTGGCGcgtggccacgggcgagtgcgtgcagacgctcgagggccatgacggcggggTCACCTCGGTGGCCTTCTCGGTCGATTCGACGATCGTGGCGTCAGGCTCTTACGACGACACAATTCGGCTCTGGCGcgtggccacgggcgagcgcgtgcagacgctcgagggccatgacgacggggtcacctcggtggccttctcggccgatTCGACGCTCGTGGCGTCGGGGTCTTACGACAAGACGATCCGGCTCTGGCGcgtggccacgggcgagtGCGTGCAaacgctcgagggccatgacAGCTGGGTCAGCTCGGtggccttctcggccgatTCGACGATCGTGGCATCGGGCTCTGACGACACCACGATCCGGCTCTGGCGcgtggccacgggcgagtGCGTGCAaacgctcgagggccatgacAGCTTGATCAACTCGGTGGCCTTCTCTGCCGATTCGACGATCGTGGCATCGGGCTCTAACGACATGACGATCCGGCTCTGGCGcgtggccacgggcgagtgcgtgcagacgctcgagggccatgacgacggggtcAGCTCGGTcgccttctcggccgatTCGACGCTCGTGGCGTCGGGGTCTTACGACAAGACGATCCGGCTCTGGCGcgtggccacgggcgagcgcgtgcagacgctcgagggccatgacgacggggtcAGCTCGGTcgccttctcggccgatTCGACGCTCGTGGCGTCGGGGTCTTACGACAAGACGATCCGGCTCTGGCGcgtggccacgggcgagtGCGTGCGGACACTTAATGCTGGGTTTCCTTCGTTCCACCTGTCTTTCGGCTACGGCAGGGCAAGGTTGATGACCGACCGTGGTGCAATCGCCACACAAGTGGAGACATCAGAAGGTTGTCCGACTGACGCTGTCGCCAATGCAACGGATGCTGTTTACTCCTTATTCGGGATCAGCGAAGACCAGACCTGGATCACATGGGCTGGAAAGAAGTTGTTCTGGCTGCCTAAGGAATATCGGCCCTCCGCCTCTGCGGTATCTGGGTCTAACATCATGATTGGCTGCCGGAGGGGAGGCGTAATGCTCATTGGATTTTCGCATCAAGGCCTCTCGGAGAAATTCACGGATCAAGGAGAGTAA
- a CDS encoding uncharacterized protein (EggNog:ENOG503PUJ5) → MNAVNETFSVTETASQSSNASSIHPSPDNAHPFPRSQLRPQRPTLPFVPYADWVATQSYDYNPPVCIKYVMEWKVAFNNRKIRMHTEDNLVAAPSEFWSEELCAKIRDIAKTTSKPSRPDSSTIVVSVNEKSEPAITKSFAELEIDWSSVERQLQAWSHLLRIGKKLKVDASFKFAESASIARCPSPYRHVYQVFRCPGSPCDRGPYCWLDPNGHKYYKVMTHQLKSLVKFVREGNTLQGPGDVPDYIREQLYAEEQQLTDRRKKRKVSPSLAEGVQPMIINNYIPSQQDAKQYPEPSTTGARDTSVPRSLPLSIPGLRNEAVKEYCRWHCSQLGSMDQKRAYELARDLTLARSLDLELVDEDDAQFYIDKGVSARGP, encoded by the exons ATGAACGCAGTGAATGAGACTTTCAGTGTCACAGAGACCGCCAGCCAATCCTCTAATGCTTCCAGTATCCATCCGTCCCCTGACAATGCACATCCCTTTCCAAGAAGCCAGCTCCGGCCCCAGCGTCCGACTTTGCCCTTCGTGCCGTATGCCGACTGGGTCGCGACTCAGTCGTACGATTACAACCCGCCGGTCTGCATCAAGTATGTCATGGAATGGAAGGTGGCCTTCAATAACAGGAAGATCCGCATGCATACAGAAGACAatctcgtggcggcgccgagcgagTTCTGGAGTGAGGAATTGTGCGCAAAGATCCGCGACAtcgcgaagacgacgtcgaagcCCAGCAGACCCGATTCATCAACCATCGTCGTATCCGTGAACGAGAAATCCGAGCCTGCCATAACAAAGAGCTTTGCGGAGCTTGAGATCGATTGGTCCTCTGTGGAACGGCAGCTGCAAGCTTGGAGCCATCTTCTCCGCATCGGGAAGAAGCTAAAGGTTGACGCCTCGTTCAAGTTCGCCGAGAGTG CAAGCATCGCTCGGTGTCCATCGCCGTACAGGCACGTGTACCAAGTGTTCCGTTGCCCAGGATCGCCATGTGACCGTGGGCCGTACTGCTGGTTGGACCCCAATGGCCACAAATACTACAAAGTCATGACGCATCAGCTCAAGAGCCTTGTCAAGTTTGTGCGGGAAGGCAACACATTGCAGGGGCCTGGCGACGTCCCGGACTATATTCGCGAGCAACTATATGCcgaagagcagcagctcacCGATCGTAGGAAGAAAAGGAAAGTCTCCCCGTCGCTTGCAGAAGGCGTGCAACCCATGATCATCAACAACTATATCCCATCGCAGCAAGATGCCAAGCAATATCCGGAGCCATCTACCACTGGTGCGCGGGATACCTCTGTTCCGCGTTCGCTGCCGCTTAGCATTCCCGGCCTACGAAATGAAGCCGTCAAGGAATACTGTAGATGGCATTGCTCCCAACTGGGAAGCATGGACCAGAAGAGGGCATACGAGCTGGCCCGTGATCTGACCTTGGCGAGGAGCCTTGATCTGGAGCttgtggacgaggacgacgcgcagTTTTACATCGACAAAGGTGTGTcggctcgagggccatga
- a CDS encoding uncharacterized protein (COG:S~EggNog:ENOG503NYG6) gives MEQLTKGWIHHLRKTARQENAVRSSCPLCKAEIQPDLDSFKAHVRADASGHPTLADDADIEEAFQNININDTQSHPAARSPEDTGHGRRARKRPVPGTPAVADRADGLDRYERPGDQPEGFHRRKKVCSPPVSVAQLRGSSPPMTDRSHARSNEPSDFTRSLASKHLRPTTRHLYNPDDDARPKTPQPRPSQLASTNSRRSPPNRAQRGPQRDLGSPVEPPSVTEIRQRETRPISPEQLVAEVKGIYAGLVMIESKCIEYDSTQETKHLSQEQYQALIALHRSVLHEHHDFFLASQHPSASEALRRLGSKYAMPARMWRHGIHTFLELLRQKLPDALEHMLTFIYIAYSMMTLLYETVPAFEDTWIECLGDLGRYRMAIEDDDIRDRETWTGVSRYWYSKASDKSPTTGRLYHHLAILARPNALQQLYFYTKSLCAPIPFPSARESVMTLFDPLLNGSPQRLDAVDAAYVRVHGIFFSGKSKEQLESSMDEFLSLLDDSIHSNWLEAG, from the exons ATGGAGCAACTGACCAAGGGCTGGATTCACCACTTACGCAAGACGGCCCGGCAGGAGAACGCGGTGCGGAGCAGCTGCCCCCTTTGCAAGGCCGAGATCCAGCCGGATCTCGATTCTTTCAAAGCCCACGTCCGCGCAGACGCTTCTGGCCATCCCACGCTTGCtgatgacgccgacatcGAAGAAGCCTTTCAAAACATTAACATCAACGATACCCA ATCACACCCTGCAGCCCGGTCCCCCGAGGATACTGGCCACGGCAGACGAGCCAGAAAGCGACCTGTCCCCGGCACTCCGGCTGTCGCGGACCGTGCCGACGGGCTGGATAGGTATGAGCGCCCCGGGGACCAACCCGAGGGCTTCCATCGTCGCAAGAAGgtctgctcgccgccagtcTCAGTGGCCCAACTGCGTGGCTCCTCCCCACCCATGACGGACCGGAGCCACGCGAGGTCGAATGAGCCGAGTGACTTCACCCGCAGCCTCGCATCCAAGCATCTCCGTCCAACCACTCGTCACCTCTACAACCCTGACGATGACGCACGGCCTAAGACGCCACAGCCAAGGCCATCTCAGCTCGCGTCCACCAACTCACGGCGCTCCCCCCCGAACAGGGCCCAGCGAGGCCCCCAGCGGGACCTCGGCTCGCCCGTGGAGCCCCCTTCGGTGACGGAGATAAGGCAACGAGAGACAAGGCCCATCTCCCCCGAGCAACTAgtcgccgaggtcaagggcatCTACGCAGGCCTGGTCATGATCGAGTCTAAGTGCATCGAGTATGATAGCACGCAAGAGACAAAGCATCTCAGCCAAGAACAATATCAAGCTCTCATCGCCTTACATAGATCGGTACTCCACGAGCATCACGATTTCTTtctggccagccagcatccGTCTGCTAGCGAAGCCTTACGGCGGCTCGGCTCGAAATAcgccatgccggcgaggaTGTGGCGCCATGGCATCCATACCTTCTTGGAACTTCTTCGCCAAAAGCTACCCGACGCCCTGGAGCACATGCTGACCTTTATTTACATCGCGTATAGCATGATGACATTGTTATACGAAACAGTGCCGGCCTTTGAAGATACATGGATAGAatgcctcggcgacctcggtAGGTATCGAATGGCCATCGAAGATGATGATATTCGGGACAGAGAGACGTGGACAGGCGTTTCGAGGTATTGGTACAGCAAGGCTTCAGACAAGTCACCCACAACTGGCCGCCTCTACCATCACCTTGCAATTTTGGCGCGGCCAAATGCGCTGCAGCAGTTATACTTCTATACCAAGTCGCTTTGCGCCCCCATCCCGTTCCCTAGCGCGCGCGAAAGCGTTATGACGCTCTTTGATCCTCTTTTAAACGGTTCCCCCCAACGGCTTGACGCCGTAGACGCCGCGTATGTTCGCGTGCACGGCATCTTCTTCTCTGGAAAGTCAAAGGAACAACTAGAAAGCTCGATGGATGAGTTCTTGAGTCTTCTCGACGATAGTATTCACTCTAATTGGCTCGAAGCGGGGTGA
- a CDS encoding uncharacterized protein (COG:S~EggNog:ENOG503NYRP), which produces MTFLRWICETYFLPRRRPAKKKTVNQYWRDFKMLYRRRNEGRVVNANDCQEIRKYIDGTLKEEFHLDDQPKNKPVMGVDDLLLGLTHHWSRDRSVFPTEDDRLDLSAIMLFQAYTACRPAELVDGTKCRAGRDPMIDDPEVEDVVPVKSDSTHELHPTEEGKGDANTKTTRPSLAPTGPPGRQWEEDDSDSDPGAESAYDSDSIDTSDDHTGDTDYTDDDTSDTEYRNNDPVDAVPHEHRTPEPTPPLSEPNEDEEPVRMHKALCYEDIVLWIVQDPNKAGRDVLAMEVLFRHHKGADKKPKPTVFLFRENPLPILCPIAHILARAIRDDAVQVDGYRHASPFFASNIRKQAAKVNWKPSKLKTPVFRRSVRTSGGWIKSATEPMKYSAYAFYLDRIGSDLGSEEKWTSYCLRRGNANALLTVAPNPVVDQVMRHDPMTGCLANAYLNHRVGFNTQDAFLERDPSADGLTRAFTHMSIRCNPEVPKEIPKSELEKLEPDPDVVELTNQAKRKAIQIRQEYGFIKNAPKEVKQEYEQLRRDLKSAEKAFRDDMTKVFQNEHRRRMHNAELERQLSGMAIEDHAEPSIQHALEERTQLQALLCDFDTNMSLKDITDRKVQAIDLMVRLASRREVRKPRPSPPPHEARDSYASSPDPEPLPKLEEIPLVLGRTQCIYCVGDEQLPYITRMRAFTRVSHMMDHVEKVHLRHEPSLTRFVCRHPQCKHLGDFLTSLDHFKNHVQRVHGVKLRK; this is translated from the exons ATGACGTTTCTGCGATGGATTTGCGAAACATACTTCCTGCCAAGGCGCCGGCCCGCAAAGAAGAAGACTGTCAACCAATATTGGCGAGACTTCAAGATGCTTTACCGCCGGCGCAACGAAGGTCGCGTTGTGAATGCCAACGACTGCCAGGAGATTAGGAAG TACATCGACGGTACGTTGAAGGAGGAGTTTCACTTAGACGATCAGCCGAAGAACAAGCCAGTCATGGGTGTTGATGATCTCTTGCTGGGCTTGACGCATCACTGGTCTCGCGACAGGAGCGTCTTCCCCACGGAGGATGACCGCCTTGACCTCTCTGCCATTATGCTGTTTCAGGCGTACACAGCTTGCAGGCCGGCAGAACTCGTTGACGGGACAAAatgcagggcaggcagggacCCCATGATTGACGACCCTGAAGTGGAAGACGTTGTCCCCGTCAAGTCTGATAGCACCCATGAGCTCCACCCTaccgaggagggcaagggtGACGCCAACACAAAAACCACTCGTCCGAGCCTGGCGCCAACCGGGCCCCCTGGACGACAATGGGAAGAAGACGACTCTGATTCAGATCCAGGAGCCGAATCGGCGTATGATTCTGACTCGATTGATACCAGCGACGATCATACGGGCGATACTGACTATACCGATGATGATACGAGCGATACCGAATATCGCAACAATGATCCAGTGGATGCTGTGCCACACGAGCACAGAACGCCAGAGCCCACTCCTCCCCTATCTGAGCCCAACGAAGATGAGGAGCCCGTTCGCATGCACAAGGCTTTGTGCTATGAGGACATCGTTCTCTGGATCGTGCAGGATCCGAACAAGGCGGGAAGAGATGTCCTGGCGATGGAGGTGCTCTTCCGACACCACAAAGGAGCAGACAAGAAACCCAAACC CACTGTCTTCTTGTTTCGCGAGAACCCGCTTCCCATTTTGTGTCCGATAGCTCATATCCTGGCCCGAGCCATTCGGGATGATGCGGTTCAAGTAGATGGCTATCGGCACGCCTCGCCGTTCTTCGCTTCAAACATACGCAAGCAGGCAGCGAAGGTGAACTGGAAGCCGTCGAAACTTAAGACCCCAGTCTTCCGCCGATCTGTGCGGACTTCTGGAGGGTGGATTAAGTCTGCCACGGAGCCAATGAAGTATTCCGCGTACGCCTTTTATCTCGACAGGATCGGATCAGATTTGGGGTCGGAAGAAAAATGGACGTCATACTGCCTGCGGCGTGGTAATGCGAACGCCCTGCTCACAGTCGCACCCAATCCTGTTGTAGACCAAGTCATGCGACACGACCCCATGACTGGCTGTTTGGCGAATGCGTATTTAAATCACCGTGTTGGTTTCAACACGCAAGATGCATTCCTCGAGAGGGACCCCTCGGCCGACGGATTGACGCGAGCCTTCACCCACATGAGTATCCGATGCAACCCGGAAGTCCCCAAGGAAATTCCCAAATCCGAGCTGGAGAAACTTGAACCTGATCCAGATGTCGTTGAACTCACGAACCAGGCCAAACGCAAGGCCATCCAGATTCGACAGGAGTACGGCTTCATCAAAAATGCACCAAAGGAGGTCAAGCAGGAGTACGAACAACTGCGTCGAGACCTCAAAAGTGCCGAAAAGGCTTTCCGGGATGACATGACCAAAGTTTTCCAGAAcgagcatcgtcgtcgtatGCATAACGCTGAACTAGAGCGGCAGTTGAGCGGCATGGCAATTGAGGATCATGCCGAGCCATCTATCCAAcatgccctcgaggagcgGACTCAACTTCAAGCTCTCCTGTGTGACTTCGACACAAATATGAGTCTCAAAGATATTACAGATCGGAAAGTCCAGGCCATCGATCTCATGGTCCGTCTTGCTTCGCGCCGCGAGGTGCGCAAGCCCCGTCCTTCACCGCCGCCCCATGAGGCTCGTGACAGTTACGCGAGCTCTCCAGATCCAGAGCCATTGCCCAAATTGGAGGAGATCCCCTTAGTTTTAGGGAGGACACAGTGCATCTACTGCGTTGGAGACGAGCAACTGCCATACATTACCCGCATGCGGGCTTTCACCCGGGTGTCACACATGATGGATCATGTCGAGAAGGTCCATCTGCGGCATGAGCCGTCCCTCACGCGATTTGTATGTCGCCATCCGCAGTGCAAGCATTTGGGTGACTTCCTGACCAGTTTGGACCACTTCAAAAACCACGTGCAGAGGGTGCATGGGGTGAAGCTTCGGAAGTGA